The following coding sequences are from one Mustela lutreola isolate mMusLut2 chromosome 5, mMusLut2.pri, whole genome shotgun sequence window:
- the NREP gene encoding neuronal regeneration-related protein codes for MVYYPELSVWVSQEPFPNKEMEGRLPKGRLPVPKEVNRKKDEQIEAASLTPPGSSELHSPGIGYLHSF; via the exons GTTTATTACCCAGAGCTCTCTGTCTGGGTCAGTCAAGaaccatttccaaataaggaaaTGGAGGGAAGGCTTCCTAAG ggaagacttcctgtcCCAAAGGAAGTGAACCGCAAGAAGGATGAGCAGATTGAGGCCGCCTCCCTGACTCCACCTGGCAGCAGTGAACTCCACTCCCCAGGCATCGGTTACCTCCACTCTTTTTAA